In Nicotiana tabacum cultivar K326 chromosome 17, ASM71507v2, whole genome shotgun sequence, one DNA window encodes the following:
- the LOC107797132 gene encoding uncharacterized protein LOC107797132 isoform X2: MDEIAPYYQYHYYQAPPPPAPPPPPGTTFHAPPPPVVVQPLPLPQYHHPHQPPIPTYAPSPIYPQHSYDDVRTLFVAGLPEDVKPREIYNLFREFPGYESSHLRSQISSNSQPFAFAVFTDQNSALMAMYELNGMVFDFEKDYKLYIELAKSNSRSKRLRTDDGKPVSEKRIKGSAAISRDSGCGVGSVHMPGMGNSAYNTIGYPPTQSKGKFGDRVVNQAASKTAADPCPTIFVANLGQSCNEQELIQVFSRCQGFLKLKMQGTYGAPVAFVDFQDTACSTEALGRLQGTVLYSSTSGEGMRLEYAKSRMGMRSKKSR; the protein is encoded by the exons ATGGACGAAATAGCCCCCTATTATCAGTACCACTATTATCAAGCTCCACCACCACCAGCCCCTCCTCCGCCACCCGGCACCACATTTCACGCGCCGCCGCCGCCGGTGGTGGTCCAGCCACTTCCTCTTCCTCAATACCACCACCCTCACCAACCACCCATCCCCACATATGCACCCTCTCCTATTTATCCTCAGCATTCGTACGACGATGTTCGAACTCTCTTCGTTGCTGGACTCCCTGAAGATGTCAAGCCTCGTGAAATTTACAACCTTTTTCGTGAATTCCCAGGATATGAATCTTCCCATCTTCGTAGCCAAATTTCTAGTAATTCACAG CCATTTGCTTTTGCAGTCTTTACAGATCAGAATTCAGCACTTATGGCAATGTATGAACTAAAT GGAATGGTTTTTGACTTTGAGAAGGACTACAAATTGTACATTGAGCTTGCTAAATCAAATTCAAGGTCTAAGAGGTTACGGACAG ATGATGGGAAGCCTGTATCAGAGAAGAGGATTAAAGGTTCTGCTGCTATTTCCAGAGACAGTGGTTGTG GTGTTGGCAGCGTTCACATGCCTGGAATGGGTAACTCTGCTTACAACACGATTGGTTATCCACCCACACAAAG TAAGGGAAAGTTTGGTGATAGAGTTGTGAATCAAGCTGCTTCTAAAACG GCGGCTGATCCATGTCCAACAATCTTCGTTGCTAATCTGGGCCAAAGTTGTAATGAGCAAGAGCTGATTCAAGTATTTTCAAG ATGTCAGGGTTTTTTGAAGTTGAAGATGCAGGGCACATATGGAGCTCCTGTTGCTTTTGTTGACTTTCAG GACACTGCCTGCTCAACTGAGGCATTGGGTCGTCTTCAAGGGACCGTTCTTTATTCTTCCACCTCTGGAGAGGGCATGCGACTGGA ATATGCAAAATCACGGATGGGAATGCGAAGTAAGAAGTCAAGGTAA
- the LOC107797132 gene encoding uncharacterized protein LOC107797132 isoform X1 produces MDEIAPYYQYHYYQAPPPPAPPPPPGTTFHAPPPPVVVQPLPLPQYHHPHQPPIPTYAPSPIYPQHSYDDVRTLFVAGLPEDVKPREIYNLFREFPGYESSHLRSQISSNSQPFAFAVFTDQNSALMAMYELNGMVFDFEKDYKLYIELAKSNSRSKRLRTDDGKPVSEKRIKGSAAISRDSGCAGVGSVHMPGMGNSAYNTIGYPPTQSKGKFGDRVVNQAASKTAADPCPTIFVANLGQSCNEQELIQVFSRCQGFLKLKMQGTYGAPVAFVDFQDTACSTEALGRLQGTVLYSSTSGEGMRLEYAKSRMGMRSKKSR; encoded by the exons ATGGACGAAATAGCCCCCTATTATCAGTACCACTATTATCAAGCTCCACCACCACCAGCCCCTCCTCCGCCACCCGGCACCACATTTCACGCGCCGCCGCCGCCGGTGGTGGTCCAGCCACTTCCTCTTCCTCAATACCACCACCCTCACCAACCACCCATCCCCACATATGCACCCTCTCCTATTTATCCTCAGCATTCGTACGACGATGTTCGAACTCTCTTCGTTGCTGGACTCCCTGAAGATGTCAAGCCTCGTGAAATTTACAACCTTTTTCGTGAATTCCCAGGATATGAATCTTCCCATCTTCGTAGCCAAATTTCTAGTAATTCACAG CCATTTGCTTTTGCAGTCTTTACAGATCAGAATTCAGCACTTATGGCAATGTATGAACTAAAT GGAATGGTTTTTGACTTTGAGAAGGACTACAAATTGTACATTGAGCTTGCTAAATCAAATTCAAGGTCTAAGAGGTTACGGACAG ATGATGGGAAGCCTGTATCAGAGAAGAGGATTAAAGGTTCTGCTGCTATTTCCAGAGACAGTGGTTGTG CAGGTGTTGGCAGCGTTCACATGCCTGGAATGGGTAACTCTGCTTACAACACGATTGGTTATCCACCCACACAAAG TAAGGGAAAGTTTGGTGATAGAGTTGTGAATCAAGCTGCTTCTAAAACG GCGGCTGATCCATGTCCAACAATCTTCGTTGCTAATCTGGGCCAAAGTTGTAATGAGCAAGAGCTGATTCAAGTATTTTCAAG ATGTCAGGGTTTTTTGAAGTTGAAGATGCAGGGCACATATGGAGCTCCTGTTGCTTTTGTTGACTTTCAG GACACTGCCTGCTCAACTGAGGCATTGGGTCGTCTTCAAGGGACCGTTCTTTATTCTTCCACCTCTGGAGAGGGCATGCGACTGGA ATATGCAAAATCACGGATGGGAATGCGAAGTAAGAAGTCAAGGTAA